The genomic window CACATCATCCGCGAATTGTCCTACGCGTCGCCCTCCGTGGCCGTCACGGTCAGCGTGCACAACATGGTGTGCGAGGCCATCAAGATGTTCGCCGCCGACGCGCTGCGCGACGAGATGCAGCGCTGCCTCGTCACCCCCGGCAACCTGGCCGCCTTCGCCATCAGCGAGCCGGACGCCGGCTCCGACCCCGCCGCCGCCAAGACGCGGGCCGTGCCCGCCGCCGGCGGGTGGCAACTGACCGGCAGCAAGTTCTGGGTGACGAACGGCCTGCACGGCCGCTGGTTCATTGTGCTGGCCCGCACCGACCATTCCGGCCGCAACAAGGACCTGAGCATGTTCCTGCTCGACGCCCAGCAGGACGCCGTCGAGCGCCGCCCCATCCACGGCAAGATGGGCATCCGCGGCTCCGAAACCGCCGAGATGAGCCTCGACGGCGCCTTCGTGCCAGCGGAACACCTGCTGGGGCAGCCCGGCGACGGCCTGAAGATCGCGCTGTCCGCCCTGGACGGCGGCCGCATCGGCATCGCGTCACAGGCGGTCGGCATCAGCCAGGCCTGCCTGGACCTGATGGTGAGCTACTCCAAGGAGCGCCGGCAGTTCAACCGCCCGATCGCGGATTTCCAGGCGATCCAGTGGATGATCGCCGACAGCCAGACGGAACTGGACGCCTCCCAGTTGCTCATCGATCGCGCCGCGCAACTCAAGGATGCGGAGCAGCCGTACACGCGCGAGGCGTCCATCGCCAAGCTGTTTGCGACGGAGGCGGTCAACCGCATCGCCTACCGCGCCGTGCAGGTCCACGGCGGCACGGGCTTCGTCAACGAATGCCGCGTCGAACAGCTCTACCGCGACGCGCGCGTCACCACCATCTACGAAGGCACGAGCGAGATTCAACGCCACGTTATCGCCCGTGAGATTCTGCGCGGCGTTTAGCGGACCCGCC from Phycisphaerae bacterium includes these protein-coding regions:
- a CDS encoding acyl-CoA dehydrogenase family protein — encoded protein: MLTTISDDHRLLIEGVRDYARGELLALDAKWDKEESSCCERLGQLYEMGLMGLRVPEDHGGLGCPMLPYAHIIRELSYASPSVAVTVSVHNMVCEAIKMFAADALRDEMQRCLVTPGNLAAFAISEPDAGSDPAAAKTRAVPAAGGWQLTGSKFWVTNGLHGRWFIVLARTDHSGRNKDLSMFLLDAQQDAVERRPIHGKMGIRGSETAEMSLDGAFVPAEHLLGQPGDGLKIALSALDGGRIGIASQAVGISQACLDLMVSYSKERRQFNRPIADFQAIQWMIADSQTELDASQLLIDRAAQLKDAEQPYTREASIAKLFATEAVNRIAYRAVQVHGGTGFVNECRVEQLYRDARVTTIYEGTSEIQRHVIAREILRGV